The window TGTTAAAGTGTTTAACATTTGCATGATAATAagcatttaacaaacaaaaacaagtaatctttctatttttatttatttaccaaaagtAAACTCCGCGGGTCTTATTTTCATCTCGCTTGTCTTCAGTGTAATATGTTCACTTTTCCACTCATACCAGGTAATACCGGTAGAATCTACCTTATCTTCTGTGTAATACAAACCATTTAAGTTACAACGATGACATGAATTATACCACCATCCGCCTTTGTGATTATGAGCACAACTTCCGCTGTATTTATCGTTGTCTTTATCCTTGGTACTGAACATCATATTTTGGTGGGGAGCAAGAGAATTTCCTAAAATAATGtcgaaataattaataaataacatataaacaacTAATGTAGAATGTTATATCCtggaataaagtttaaactcacCCGCGTCACCCTTGTACGTTTTGTAGCTCATTTTATAGAGTTCTATTTCACTTCGTACCAAGAACCCTTCAAACTCTGCATATCGTCGACTTCCTTCGAAGTCTTCCAGATCAACACGGAGCACCATACTGTCCTGATTGGTCAACGAGAAGATAACGCCATTTCCTGTAACCGaagtactaaataataaataaatagtttataagacagtaaataattaattatatcaaataatactaaataacacGGTAATAAATAAGTAGTTGATCActgttagataaatatataaaggttTACCTGACCAAAACTCCTGGGTTAAATTTCCAAAACCGTTTTTGTATTCTACCCACGATCTGTAAAAATTTTCGACTGGTTTTCCAAAATCTCCTCTTCTTTGAATTAGctagaaataagaaaaaacaatacGAAATACTGATATAACTAAgttttataagtataaaaatgaaactttaaaatatatattaatgtattattcaacattattttgttttcatgatacCTGtctaaaaaagaaagatttgaaatcgaaaataaaacatattcaaatGATCTTAATTTATGTTTCATGGATGATTTTAGGAAAATATCATCATAACATCAAGATAAATTCAAGAGTAGATTCCTATGTGTTATTAagcacatatatttattatcatgtatAAAGCGTCAGGTTAAGCACAGATAcacattcttatatatatatctatacaaccTAGGACGAAATGATTACCAAGTGAAAACacgtgttatatttaaatataataaaatagcaTATATTAATGAACGGAGTCAGtgaagaaatatgataaaaattataacaaaaacgttACATGCTCTTAACGTTTATCTTTTCAAATATGGATTTGGTCATGAAACTTATTTTCCAAATCGTTTACATAACTGAGTTTGTACAAAAAGTAGTTTTTCTTCCATGAAAATAATGGCTAACTTTGATTTAAATGTCTCATGAAAACAACCTGTAACCCAGAATTAACTAAAGATACACCACAAAAGAAGTCCAGTTCACCTACCGTCCACCCTCCTCCTGATGTCTCCATATCACAGTATACAAAGATTGACTGGTTCAAAACTGTGGCTGAAACTCGTGGATACCGCTGGTtcggtttagttgttgtttatagATACTGGCACAGTCCTCTGGTAGAGGTGGCGTTTGTTCTGTCGTTTGTGTCACACAAAGAGATTTTGAAAGGATCGGTTTTGTTTGTCATCAACAAGCCTTGGAAATGTTCGTTCAAGTGTGGTTGCAGAAAAACATCTAAATAATAACGGATAAAActttaatgtggaaatattaaaagaGCTGAACATATAGTGTTACCAACATTAACAATATAGCATTTAggtttaacatttaaatgttcCTTTAATCGAAGTTAAAGTTTtgtgtaatgtaaaatattttatgtaaaatatattaccttctaAAGTAGAAATCTTCTCTCTAGCCAGATCTACTAATTCTGTAACGGAGTCCACTATTCCTTTCAGTGAACCAACAGCATTACAAGCTGTGTGATGATGGACATCAGCCTGGGTCAACACGAAGAAAGTCAAAATACTTAATTTCttcacagtgttgtacattgttaaatggttAATAACACAGAACTGTTTTCTTTTAGAATGAAGATGCAAATCTTCTATCAATGGTTTTATAGTTGTATTGAACAGGATattaaagaagaattttccttAGATCATTCAgagttaaaactgttttagtaACTGTATGTGATGTATGTCACACTGAGTCCAAGAAATGTTTAGAGCAATGACTTTAAAAAACGATGTTTTGTggtataataagtataattattcaatataatttacAGCCAACAGGTTTTGATAAACGTCTTTCCATAATCAGGGTCAAATTCTGCAGTGTTCGTTGAGTAAGTAACCAGTTTCAACTGATAATGGGAGAGTTCATTTTTGAGAAACAAGGTCTAGGTATGGGGGGTTGAAGTACGtcgtatttgataaaatatttaagataaccAGGTCTTGCAACAAGACACGTTGATTGGTCCATTAGATCTGTTTATGCATAGTGGTGTGTTTTTATTGTGCAAATCTTTTTTTCAAACTTGTTTATACGATTGTTGTATGTGTCCCATGATCTTCATGTTCTTCCAGTCATAAATAACTACCGCGACAAATCCAGTAGGGACCGGCATGGCTAGAAGGTTAGAGCGATCGATTCGTAAgatgagggtcgtaggttcgaatcaccgttacaCTAAGAATGCTTGCCCTTTAaccgtggggatattataatgtgatggccaatcccattatttgttggtaaaagagtagcccaagagatggtggtgggttatgatgactcgCTAcgttccctttagtcttacactattaaattaaggacagctagcgcagacagccctcgtgtaacgttgcgcaaaattcgataacaaacaaacaaagaattcaaGATGTGTTCAGCAACAGAAGAGGGCgctatgttatgttttatatgaaaGTATTGTGTTTCTTCATACTTCTAGTGTACAAACAATGTTATTCAACAGCAAAGACAAAACAGATAAGTACAGTGACAGAGgtgtttaccaattaatgtgTAATAACATGTACGTATTTGAAACAGGACGTTCCGTAGAAACTGTAAttaaagaacattctagaaactggAAGTTAAGGAAAATGAAATCAACTTACAGAAACTAAACACTAACTCGATCTAATGGAAAGCTTCAAAGTTTTGCATGTCTGTGAAAAGGTAAAACTaagattttagaaataaattgaagtttaaaacaagtaaagaaaaatttatagaCGACTAGACCAACTTGTGTCAAAGTTATTGTCAAGGTTATTTGGTTAAATATGTAAACCTGTTTACAAACCATTACAGCCTGTACATAGTGAAACCatggttgtttttaaatatttcaataataaattacttcTGTACTAACACTGATCAGGATTCCTCCTGCTTTCCAAGTGGCTCAGaggtatatttttatgtttataacgcTAAGACCGGTTTTCGATATCCTTGGTAGACAAACCACAAACAGactattcgtgatgacgaaaaaacccacttgtatagaaatatatctatgtaaaaacggctggtatggatagagaaagtaaTATGTAGAGGAgcgtacaacgtttcgaccttcttcggtcatcgtcaggttcagaaagaaagaaagaagtaactgaccgataacCAACCACATGTAACgcagtgtaggaatgtagagggtgtgcttataCGTTGGATTAACtttgttaatataggtataaaggtattcctttgtattggtttattttagttttgcattgttctataagtaaggcttctttaattttgcatttgtttatgtttgtttctttatttagtattcgggtgttttttatggttatattgtgtttatttgatttgcggtGTTCGagaacgtgtgaaggtgactttattTGTTCGTTGAAacttgtttccatttttttacttgtttctccaatatagaagtcgtcgcagttatcacattgtattttataaataatgttggtgttgtgtttctcagtgtagttttcTATGAAAACAAACATAACCATCCTGTAGACCTTTATCTATAGTTACAGCTCATACTGTACATCTGTTAACACTTTCATTTCTTATCTAATCCTAAACCTCCACGTCACTGTGGTCAGTTTTATCTACAATCAAACTAAGTCCTTGGTTAGACACTGTAACAGTAATACTGAGAGAGACGATCCACAGTAGTACACATACATGATTTTATTGAACCATTATAATCCAGTTTGTGCATAAAAAATTACtcaaagtaaaactgaaaaagaTAACAATATAACTTCAAAAACACTACAGATAGAATACTCCGGAATTATTTAGCTTGGCAAAATATCTTCATGTTTTAGTATAGCACTACATGGGTGTAGTTTGTTACTAGAAGATTGTCTAGATGATACTTTACGTGTTGTTCATTATCACATCCCTTATTACATCGATTATTCTGTAATTGAGATTCAGGATATCACGTACATGCGTCAAATATACGTAATATTTGACAATCTCGCTCAAGAAAAGGTGACACGGATATGCTTGGTAAAGAGGGACCATCATATTAATCCATCTCTACTAAAACCATTTCTCTGTATGTACGTACTTTGGTGTAGTGCATCAACGGaaaggagaaaaatatatatgatttgttcgtgaagttaaataaaacaagtgttcTGTATATcataactgtgaaaaatatatcttttacatGTGATCTTATCTATTGgtgaaaaaattaaagtattgaaaattaaaaatagtgaaagatattcacagaatataatgaaacatacagttAATAGATAAAATAAGAACTACAATAAAAAGTAATGATAAACTGTACTTTAACATTTCAGGTTCAATGACTATACATGGATATTCTTTAATGACTATGGATATTGTCATCTTTAATTGGTTTTCCATCttagttttattgtcttaaatttttagtagttaataaataaacGGTATAATGTATTGACACCAAGGTTTCAAAAAGTTAATCTATGTTGAAGAATTAacattaattaagaaatatttaatggagaatgttaaaaaataattttatattaataacgaAAAAAATACAGTctagaatataatataaatatcactGTGGTGTTTAAAAGTATCTTGTTTATACTTGGatcttttatgtatgttttatttcacgttttatttaaagttaaacacctTTAAGCTAACcctaacataaaaacaataatattacccTACAAGTCATAGTATTTCCTAAGTAAGTTTATAGACATATCAAGAacaattttaagttaaaacaaaatcattgtctTTAAGTTTGAGCGTTTTCTTGTGCAGTACAAGCGAGATGAAAATAAGacttgtttagtttattattggTCAATAGATAATagataaaatctaaatatatcatGCAAAATTGTATTTTACATCATACGTTTAGATAGACAAACAAGATAAAAAGGtatcttaacatgttttatcatttctctgtgtgtaattatttttaagtggatattttatcattaacaaatAAAGTGATGTTGGTGAAAGTTTATGACTGTTATTTTAATCGAATGTGTTCTGAAGAacctaaaatatttgtgttataattgaaTTGCTtatctataaagttttattgtccaCAAAGTATTTAAGAAAAATGTCTTTAATAACCATAGAATATACATATAACACATTgccttttgtttctgttttgttcgtACAATCAGCAGAAATTTTCCTGTAGATGACGccgtgttaaaatgtttaataatatcacGAAGAACGAAATCAACACAGAGCACCATATTGTCCTGATTGTTCAAGGAGAAGATGATGTCATTGCCTGGAACAGAAGcagtgtataataaataaatagtttataacacAGTAACTAATTAActgtatcaaataatataaattaacatgaaaaaaaataactagttgattatgttacataaatatataaagttttacctaACCAAAACTCCTGGGTTAAATTTCCAAAACCATTTTTGTATTCCACCCACGAtctgtaaaaattttcaaatggTTTTCCAAAATTTCCTCTTCTTTGAATcaattacaaataagaaaatcaataataaatactgagataacaaagttttataagtattaaaatgaaacttcaaaatatatattcctgtattattcaacattattctgtacaaaatATGTGGAAACTGTCTCTAAAGATATCGATACGTTTCTTAATTAACACAAAACTCATTATTATGATTTGGTCCCCAatgacatagcggtatgttttCGGTCTCACATTCTTACAAACTCTATTTCGTAACACACGTatgatataaatttatgtttgaaagacGATTTTAGAATAAGAAGTAATATGCTTTCAATCTCTCAAGAatcttaaaataatcaataacataAACTTCAGAGTGgatttctttgttatattaaacacttatatgtttattatcatgtaGAAAATCTCATATTGAACACAGATACacattctgatatatatatataagcaaactAGACGAAATGATTACCCAATGAAAACCTGTGTTATAagctgtatatttaaatatgataaaataacatacattaaTGAACGGAATCAGtgaagaaatatgataaaaatttaaaagaaaaagttacaagttcttaatatacttcaatatttatttattttaaatgtgggTTTGGTTCTGACACgtattttccatttcttttaaataattgaatttatataacaaaGCAGTTTATTCTTCTCTGAAAATAATGgcaaacttttaattaaatgtttcacggAAACATCCACTAACCCAGAATTAACTAAAGCTTCAccacaaaacaaagtttagttcACCGACCGTCCACCCTCCTCCTGATGTCTCCATATCACAGTATACAGAAATAGACTGGTTCAAGAATCGTGGTTCAATCCTGTGGTCACCACTGGTTCGGTTTCGTTGTTTTTATAGATACTGGCACAGTCTTCTGGTAGAGGTGGTTTTGTTCCGTCGTTTGTGTTACACAAAGCGATTGTTGAAAAAATCGGTTTTGCTTGTCATTAATAAGCGGTGAAAATGTTCGTTCAAGTGTGGTTGTAGAAAACACATCTAAAGAGTAACGGATAAAAACTTTAATGAGGAAATATAAGAGTAGTTCAACATATATTAGTACGAAGAACAACATTATAAGATTTAGGCTTAACATTCTAACTTGACAAATAGTTATTTTAGATGTTCCTATAGTCGATATTCAAGTTTTACGTTAtataaaatacttcaagtaaaatatattaccttctaAAGTAGAAATCCTCTCTCTAGCCAGATCTACTAATTCTGTAACTGAGTCCACTATTCCTTTCAGTGATCCAACAGTATTACACGCTGTTTGATGACGGACATCAGCCTGGGTCAACACGAAGAAAGTCAAAATACTTAATATCTTCACAGtattgtacattgttaaatggttaataaaacaaaactgtgtcCATATAGACTGAATAT of the Tachypleus tridentatus isolate NWPU-2018 chromosome 13, ASM421037v1, whole genome shotgun sequence genome contains:
- the LOC143236262 gene encoding techylectin-5B-like, which produces MYNTVKILSILTFFVLTQADVRHQTACNTVGSLKGIVDSVTELVDLARERISTLEGNDIIFSLNNQDNMVLCVDFVLRDIIKHFNTASSTGKFLLIVRTKQKQKADVHHHTACNAVGSLKGIVDSVTELVDLAREKISTLEGCFHETFKSKLAIIFMEEKLLFLIQRRGDFGKPVENFYRSWVEYKNGFGNLTQEFWSGNGVIFSLTNQDSMVLRVDLEDFEGSRRYAEFEGFLVRSEIELYKMSYKTYKGDAGNSLAPHQNMMFSTKDKDNDKYSGSCAHNHKGGWWYNSCHRCNLNGLYYTEDKVDSTGITWYEWKSEHITLKTSEMKIRPAEFTFGK